From the Synergistetes bacterium HGW-Synergistetes-1 genome, the window ATCCCGTTGCCGGGCTTTCCGTAATTGGGCACCTGTGGAGCTTCATGGAGTCTGCGTCCTATGCCGTGTCCGGCGTAATCTCTCACAAGACCAAAGCCTGATGGGATCACAAGGTTTTCAATAGCATATCCGATGTCTCCAAGCGTTGCACCGACTCTTACTTCGTTGACTCCCCTGTGCAGTGACTCAAGAGTGATGTCGAGCAGCCGCTGCCGATCTTCACTTATTTTGCCAACTGCAAAGGTACAGGCCGCATCTCCAAAAAAACCATTATAGGATGCTCCTGTGTCAATGCTGATGATATCGCCCTCCTGAAGCACTCTTTCTCTTGAAGGGATCCCGTGCACTATCTCATCATTCACAGAGGCACAAATAGTACCGGGAAAAGGTGTGGATACCCATGGGACTTTGTAACCTTTGAACGCAGGTTTTGCATTCTCTTTTAAAACAAGAGCCTCCGCCGCCTGGTCCAGAGTATAGGTGTCAACACCCGGTTTGACCATGTCTTTCATAAGTCTAAGTATATCAGCGACAATACGTCCGGCATGGCGCATCTTTGCAAGATCACGATCACTTTTGAAAGTAATCATTTACCTGCACCCTTCATTTTTTCAAGAAGCTTCAGGACAACATCCTTTCCACCGGCTGCATCAACCGAAACAAGAACATCTTTGTTGCGGTAATAATCGATCAAAGGCGCGGTCTGTTCGTGGAAGACGGTAAGGCGGTTGCGAATAACGCTTTCTTTGTCGTCATTGCGCTGAATTACATCTCCGCCGCACTTATCACAGACTCCTTCGACCTTTGCCGGTTTAAAGACTGTATTATAAATCTCACCGCAAGATTTGCATACTCTTCTTGTGGTAAGCCTCTGCACAACGATCTCATCATCCACGTCAAGCTGAATGACTGCATCAAGTGAAATGCTGAGTTTTTCCAAAATTGAATCAAGTGCTTCAGCCTGAGGTCTGGTCCTCGGAAATCCATCAAGCAGGAATCCGTCCTTACAGTCAGGCTCAACCAGCCTTGACTCTACCATGGCAACGATTACTGCGTCAGGGACAAGTTTTCCGGATTCCATATATCCCTTTGCATTTCTGCCAAGCTCGGTATCCGCTTTAACGTTGGCCCTGAGTATGTCTCCGGTCGATATGTGGGCAATAGGATATTTCTGCCTGATGCTCTCAGCCTGAGTCCCTTTTCCTGAGCCGGGTGCTCCGATCAGTATGATCCGCATCACATACCTCCGAATTAGAGTCTCAGAAGGCCGCCTGACTTACCTCCGCGGCGCTTCAGGATACCTTCATAATGACGCATTATAAGCTGTCCCTCTATCTGATGTACAGTATCAAGAGCAACACCAACCACGATTATTACGGCCGTTCCGCCAAAATAGAATGTGTTGATGTTCATGAGCCCTGTCATCATTGTTGGAACTACAGCTACTACCGCAAGTGCGACCGCACCTCCGAGAGTAATACGTCCCATTACCTTCTCGATATAATCAGTTG encodes:
- the map gene encoding type I methionyl aminopeptidase; the protein is MITFKSDRDLAKMRHAGRIVADILRLMKDMVKPGVDTYTLDQAAEALVLKENAKPAFKGYKVPWVSTPFPGTICASVNDEIVHGIPSRERVLQEGDIISIDTGASYNGFFGDAACTFAVGKISEDRQRLLDITLESLHRGVNEVRVGATLGDIGYAIENLVIPSGFGLVRDYAGHGIGRRLHEAPQVPNYGKPGNGITLKAGMTFCVEPMVMSGSEEVKNLSDNWTVVTADGSDAAHFEHSLLVTADGVEILTPWE
- a CDS encoding adenylate kinase, whose amino-acid sequence is MRIILIGAPGSGKGTQAESIRQKYPIAHISTGDILRANVKADTELGRNAKGYMESGKLVPDAVIVAMVESRLVEPDCKDGFLLDGFPRTRPQAEALDSILEKLSISLDAVIQLDVDDEIVVQRLTTRRVCKSCGEIYNTVFKPAKVEGVCDKCGGDVIQRNDDKESVIRNRLTVFHEQTAPLIDYYRNKDVLVSVDAAGGKDVVLKLLEKMKGAGK